The nucleotide sequence CGGCGAGGCGCGTTACGAGCGCGCGGGGATGCTTGCGGTTTTTCCTACGACCGTGGTGAACCGCTCGGGCCCTCAGACGATCTGGCCGCCGGCGGACCGGCAACTGGTGCTTCCCGAACAACGGATGTCGTGCAGGCTTCTGCTGATGGAGTATGCCCTGGCGGTGATTATCGATCTGGAGGGGGCGGAAGGACGGGCCCGCTTCCGCCGGGACGATCTTTCGTTGAAACTTGACGATGCGGGGCAGTTTGTTGTTTCGGGCACGGCGAGTTTCACTTCGGAGGAGCTCCCGGAACATGTGCGGCCCTGTTTTCTGAACGGCGACGCGATCCCGGACTATGGGGGCTCTCACTGGGTGATCTCCGACGTGGCGCCGGTTCCAATGCCGGTCCACGAGACGTGGGCGAGCCTGGATGGGGGCAAGACGTTTCAGATCGAGCGGGCGACCACCTTTCACAATTTCCGGCCCTACGCGTCCTTTGTGGATTTCGATTCGGATGGGGATCAGGACATGATCGTGGAGTCCACGGGTTTTTTCGAGCTGGGCCTGCGTGAATCGATCAACCAGTATCTGTCCAGCAAGATTATCCCCCATACGATCCGCATACTGCCGCAGGCCGATGGACGATTCGGCGGCGAAGAACTCGTGTGCGAGTTGTCGCTGGAAATCGAGGCGCCGCCGGTTTCGCCGGGCCCCATGCTGGCGCGCTATCAGGCGGGCGAGCTGGTGAACCTGACCGGGGATTTCAACGGCGATGGCTTTCGGGATCTTGCGTGCCGGCGCAATGCCGCGGAGCTCGAAATACGTCTCGCCCATGGTTGGGCGGGATTCGAGCGAGACCCGGCCGCGAAGATCGCAGTTCCGGTACAGGCCCATGTGGCGGTGGCGGATATCAATGGCGATGGACTGTCGGACCTCCTGGTGCGCTGGGAAGACGAGGGCTCGGAGGGCACGGGCCCGCGAAGCACCGTCCATTTTGCCCGAAAGGCCAAGCCATGATCTCGGCTGTCGCGACGCTGACCCTTCTGGCGGGTGGGGCCCTGCTCCAAGTGCAGATGCTGCCCTGGACGCCGGAAAAGTCCGCCTGTTTCACGACGGACGTGAATCTGGACGGGCGGGCGGAAATCTGTATTCTCCAGGAGCAGTTGCTCCACATATATGGCCGCAGGTCTACCGAGCCGCTCTACTCCATCGCACTTCCCGCCCGGACCACGGCGATCGACATTGCGGACGTGGACAATGACGGGGTGGCCGACCTGATCGCGCTTCGGGGGGAGGATGTGCTGCGCTATGCGCTGTCGGGCAGTGGCGCGCCCGAACCGGAAGTGCTCTTCACGCAACAGAGCCAGTTCAGCCGGGCGGACGGCTATCCCTTTCCCGCGGTGCTGATCGTGGATCGGGGAGATGGCCCGCTTATCGCGCTGCCGACGGAAGAGGCGCTGGAAGTGCGCAAGCTCAGCGGGGAACTGGTGAACAGCTACCCCATTGGCGTCAATGCGCCGTACCACGTATCGATTGGTAAGCCATTCAGCTATTGGGTCAACCAGCACGCCCAGTCCGGCCCGGCGGACGCGCTGGAGTTTCGGGTGAACCGGCTGGCGAGTTTCAAGCCCCTCCTTCCGGACGACGCCTTTCCCATTGATGTGGCGGGACGCCCTCCCCAGCGGCTGGGCCTGAGCCGCCAGCAGTGGGAGGCGGACGCGCACCGGCCCGAGAGCTGGCCCTGGTTTTCGATTGCACACACCGCGACGGAGGAGGTGCGGGGGCTGTATCGCCAGTCGGAGTCCGAACCCGACGCCACATCTATCCGGGTTCGAACGTTGCCCTCGAAAAACAATCCGGAGACCGCAGCGGGGGAGGTCCTGGGGCCCTCCCGGCTCTATCCCGGTTCACTGGTCCTTCACGCGGAGGCCTTTCCAGACTTCAACGGGGACGGATTCAGCGACATCATGCTCTGGAAAGCGCCGCGTCCGGGCCTTTCCGCCGATGGACTGTCCCGGGCGCTCACGAGCAGCCGCTGGCCTCTGAACATCACCACGCACGTGTATCTGCCCGAGAAGAAGCGCTTTTCGCCGCGCCCCCAGACGCTGATAAGCATGGAAATACCCGTGGCGTGGTTCATGGCGCCGAGCCCGCAGGGCCCGCTTCAGGCGCTGGTGCTACGCGATTTCAACGGGGATGGTCGGACGGACTTCGGGTGTCTGACGGCGGAGGACACATTCACGGCGTGGCAGGCGGAAGGGGAAGGCCTGGCGGCGAAGGCGGCGATCGAGGAACGTTTTCCTTCGCGGGTGGACGAGGTCATGTTTGAGACGGATCTGGATGGGCAGGGCACCACGAGTATCGCCCTGCGTTGTGGCGAACAGCTCGCCATCCTGCGTCCCAGTCCGGTTCTGCCTTCCGACTGAGGGGCCACCTTCAGGGCTGGGTCTGGGAGGCGACCTGCATGCGGCTCACCTGTTTCTTAAGGGCGAGGGCCACGTCTTCCGCGTCCTGGTCCCGTTTGGCTGCGCGATACAGGTGGGTCAGCCGCAGGGTTGCGAGCCTGGAGAGGGCGATGGACTCTTCCGGGCTCAGGCCTTCGGGCATCCCCCCCATGGCGTCAAAGACCGCGCGGTAATTCGTCTCCGCG is from Candidatus Hydrogenedentota bacterium and encodes:
- a CDS encoding VCBS repeat-containing protein — its product is MLTLVALLALGQITLEAQPLPGVRVGPVTPFTGQPTTNYLQADLDGDGALDLILPEYANLQEGGQFPESRRAPLPPCDGATEADLFGGQLYYRGPASLKVYTWTDGRWNPALEQSLERPGNDISFSPVGAGGAVPVFRRFTCDLDGDQIPELVDLDTDGVHLYRRGEARYERAGMLAVFPTTVVNRSGPQTIWPPADRQLVLPEQRMSCRLLLMEYALAVIIDLEGAEGRARFRRDDLSLKLDDAGQFVVSGTASFTSEELPEHVRPCFLNGDAIPDYGGSHWVISDVAPVPMPVHETWASLDGGKTFQIERATTFHNFRPYASFVDFDSDGDQDMIVESTGFFELGLRESINQYLSSKIIPHTIRILPQADGRFGGEELVCELSLEIEAPPVSPGPMLARYQAGELVNLTGDFNGDGFRDLACRRNAAELEIRLAHGWAGFERDPAAKIAVPVQAHVAVADINGDGLSDLLVRWEDEGSEGTGPRSTVHFARKAKP
- a CDS encoding VCBS repeat-containing protein, which gives rise to MISAVATLTLLAGGALLQVQMLPWTPEKSACFTTDVNLDGRAEICILQEQLLHIYGRRSTEPLYSIALPARTTAIDIADVDNDGVADLIALRGEDVLRYALSGSGAPEPEVLFTQQSQFSRADGYPFPAVLIVDRGDGPLIALPTEEALEVRKLSGELVNSYPIGVNAPYHVSIGKPFSYWVNQHAQSGPADALEFRVNRLASFKPLLPDDAFPIDVAGRPPQRLGLSRQQWEADAHRPESWPWFSIAHTATEEVRGLYRQSESEPDATSIRVRTLPSKNNPETAAGEVLGPSRLYPGSLVLHAEAFPDFNGDGFSDIMLWKAPRPGLSADGLSRALTSSRWPLNITTHVYLPEKKRFSPRPQTLISMEIPVAWFMAPSPQGPLQALVLRDFNGDGRTDFGCLTAEDTFTAWQAEGEGLAAKAAIEERFPSRVDEVMFETDLDGQGTTSIALRCGEQLAILRPSPVLPSD